CATTTTATATAACTTTCCAGCATTCGCCAAATGGTATATACCATTTGTTGCGCTATTTTAAAAGATGATGTAGAGAGAGATTAAGGTTGTTAAGCATTTCGTGTGAAGCGCTTTCAAAAATATAATGAAAGTAGAGGTAGTGAAGATGATGTAATGTGAAGTGAACTGCGATGTGTATGATTAATTTTAAAATAGTCCAATTTTTATTTTTTGTCAACGTGTTTTCTGATATTTTAAATTATTCTAATGTGATTTTAATAAAAACATCTTTTACTTTTGCTCTGCCGCTGTTCATAACGTGCGTGGACTTTTCGTTTCCGCTTCATGTTTGCAGCCAAGGGGGCTTTTCGTTTTTTTACCTATCCGATTCAAGTTCGATTACTCACGCCTGTGAGCTTTTTGTGCCTTTTTTCCATAACTAGAGCCAGGTTACATGCGCCTCCAGGCTATTTTCGCCTCTTTTCCCTTAACTAGAACCGGGTTACTTGCGCTTACAAGCTCTTTTTGACTCTTACCTCTTAACTAGAACCGCTCTACTTTCGATTACGTGCTCTTTTTGATTCTTTTCCCTTAACTAGAATGGGTCTACTTTCGATTACGAGCTCTGTTTGACTCTTTTTCCTTAACTAGAACCGGGTTACTTTCGCTTACGAGCTCTTTTTGACCCTTTTCCCTTACCTAGAACCGGGTTACTTTCGCTTACGAGCTCTGTTTGACTCTTTTCCCTTAACTAGGACTGTTCTACTTTCGCTTCCAAGCCCTTTTTGACCCTTCTCCCTTAACGGAACCACCCCTATTTGCGCTTCCGAGCCCTTTTTGACCCTTACCCCTTAACTAGAACCGCTCTACTTTCGCTTACGAGCTCTGTTTGACTCTTTTCCCTTAACTAGGACTGTTCTACTTTCGCTTCCAAGCCCTTTTTGACCCTTCTCCCTTAACGGAACCACCCTACTTGCGCTTCCGAGCCCTTTTTGACCCTTACCCCTTAACTAGAACCGCCCTACTTTCGCTTCCAAGCTCTTTTTGTTCCTTTTTCCTTAACTAGAACCACCCTACTTTCGCTTCCGATCCCTTTTTGACCCTTACCCCTTAACTAGAACCGCCCTACTTCCACACGCCCCCTCTTTTTCCACTTTTCCCCTTAACTAAGGGTCGCTCGACTTCCTCACAATGCCCCTTTAAGTCCGGAATCGGTCAAGAAAATACGTCTCTGCCAATGATGTCCGGGATTTGCAACAGGTCAAACACTTCATATATGTCCTCTTTCAAATGCGTTATCTTTACTAAGATTTCTCGTTCCTTCAGATGCTGCACAAGATTCATCAATAAGCCGATTCCGGTTGAATCCACGAATGATACAGCGGCAAAGTTAAGCTCGACTTCCTGTGCTGTTTGTAACGCAGGAATGATCTCTTCCTCCATGACCTCCGTGATTTCAATATCCATGTCTCCCTTTAACTGAACAGTGGTCTTTACTCCCTCATTGACCATTTGATATTCAAACACTTTTGATCCCTCCCCTGTTAAAAGAATTCCGCTAGGACAGCAGTAATTTTCCTTCCTTCGACACTCTGGCAAATACATTTTGTTCGGATTGCTCAAATTGGTACAGAACATTGCCAATTTGAATTCTGGTTCCTTCGATAACTTTATTTATTTTGATGGATTGATCTTGTGGAACCCGGATAAAAGTAATCTCTCCTCCTCGAGTTCCCGCTTCATGGATCTCTGCCCCCTTGTCGGCATGAACCTCTCCTCCTCTTAGGAGGCCTTTGACTACTACTTTTCCTCTGGCATGAATTTGAGAGTGAATACATCCCGTTCCGGCAACGATCACATCACCATTGCATTGAATCTTGCTATTCAGCGCATAGGGGAGCATAATTTGTCCATTTGTTTCATGCATTTCTGCAGCAGGATCACTTGCCGCATCTATTCTTACCACCAATTTGGAAATGTCGTCTGGTGTTTGAAATTGCATTGGCGCCAACTGGATAAATCCATTTACCAAAGAGGCATTAATTTCTTTCAATTCAGGGTCCAATATTTGCATTTGATCCGCAACGAAAACCAGCCCGGTGATCTTTTTAATTAACGGCGGTAAATGCTTAAATTTCTTCTCAAGCAATATGCGGATCATAGAACTAAGCCCCATTTTATTGATATCAGAAGTTTTAAATACCGGTGACTGATAAATTTGCTCGACAGCTGCTATAAATGCTTTTAATTCGGTTGAAAGCTTTCTTAAATGATTGATGATTTCAATGATTTTTTGATTCCGTTCCCCGGCGGATAATTGGCTATTTACAACGTTTTGACAAGCAATCAGCCTGCCTCCTGCTTTAAGGATGGATTGCTCAACCGTTCCGTAAACAAGCAAATCCGCGCGAGCTTCTACTGCTATTCCTTCTTTTATATTCCCTTGGATGATCATGTCTCCATGAAAAGACATTTTTCCCAGTCCCGGAAGAATATTTCCTGAGTGAATAGATCTAGGAATAACAGACACTCTGGTGATCCCATCTTTTGACATCAGTGAAGGCCTGCCGTACTCAATGGCGACAACTTTTGTCCCTTCGTCAATCAGATCGACCCCTTTGCCCGCATAGATTTTTAATGTTTCTGCTTCCTCTTGCTCAATTACTTCCCCAGTTATCGACACCCCATCTGTTCCTGGCTTTGATGGATGAATAACCCCAAGTAGCTGCCCTTTGTAAACACTCGGGATTTTTATATGCTTACGGTTATTTAGATCTTCATCTTCCATTAATTTCGTTGTGTAATCCAATTCCTCTTCTACTAACCACTCGATCCAGCCATCCTCCCCTTTTTTTGGGCTCGTCCCTTCTGCTATCGTGAAGGTACCAGGTTCTGTAGCTCGCATGGCACGTTGAATTTCTAAAATACGAACACCCTTTTTAATGCCTAAATCCTTCATTTTCTGCTGAATTTGATCCAGTTGAAGGGGATTGATGATTTCCTCCTCTACTTGAATTTCAAGCTGAAGATGTGAACTTGGTTCTTGATCCACCAAACTGTAGGATCTTCGGAAACCAGGTTCAAGGTGCAGCATGGCTGTCACTTTTAGAGGGTCCATTTCAATGGACCAGACAGGCTCTTTCAATTCGTTCGGGAGTTTAACCTCTATCAAATCCTTTTCCATAAGAGCCGTTGTTTTCGTTACCAATTCACCGTTCTTATATAGGGAAACCTCTTTAGCTGGCGTAATGGTTGGGTAATGAGCAGGAGTATCTTTTATATAAATTTGTCCATCTTTGACCCAGATCTTCCCGACTTCAAGATTCTGATCATTTAAGTCCTGTGCTCCTCTTTGGAGAGGTTCTTCAAAAGTTAGATTCAAACTCTCCTCCGGTAAAGGCAGTTCCTCAATAGAACGTCCCTGCTCGTCTATTTTTTCCGTTAATCGGACAACAACCGGTTTTGCTCCGAAGCCAAATATCCCCTTCTTTGGGTTTTGAATGACTTCAATCTCTACTTGGGACTCGGTTAAGCCCATTTCAGCCAACCCTTTGGCAATGGCTTCTTCTATATTTTTACCTTCTGCCGTAATTACTGCACTCATTCGCCTTACCCCTTTATGAGCAAATCACTGTTGCTTAAAATGTCCTGCTCTCTCAAATCCGGAGCAGAACCATCGTTATATCATCTTTTTGGTTCATTCCATTTGAAAATTGATAAACTGACTGAACCACCGCCTGCTCCAATTGCTGGACGCTTTTCCCTTCATTTTCGAGCAAAATCTTCTTAAGGCGTTCACGGGTAAACTGTTCTCCCGCTTGATTCTGTGCCTCTATAATCCCATCTGTATAAAATAAAACATACTGATTTGGCGCTAAACGGACCTGTTTCTCTTCGTAAATTTGATTAGGCAGGCCGCCAAGCATCACCCCGCTGACTTTCGGAAGCTCTGATACTTGATTCCCTCCTAAGAGAAGCGGAAGAGGATGACCAGCATTAGCAAACGTCAACGTCCCTTGTTTTGGGTCCCAATCGGCACAAAGTACAGTGACAAATGATCGTAAAGCACGGAAATCTTTGTATAAAGCATTGTTCATGGCTGTTAACGTATCCCCTGGTCCGCCAGTACTTTGGGCGGCACTCCTGAAGGCTCCCCTTGTTAAAATCATTAACATCGCAGCAGGAATTCCCTTCCCCATCACATCTCCAATCACCATTCGAATTCTCCCATCGGTCAATGGATAGAAGTCGAAATAATCCCCGCCAATCAATCTCGCTGGGATGGAGGTACCGGTCAATTCGCTTTCGACCAGCTTCGGAATTTCGGCATTTAGAAGCTTAGTTTGGATATTTCTCGCTAAATTAATTTCTCTTTTCAACATTTTTAATTCTTCAAAAATTTCGGAATCATCATATTGAAAAGAGACATGGTCTTGAAGAGTCAACTAAGCTCCCTCCTTTTTTAAAGCCTCTAAGATCCGGAACACCCCAAGCATCTCAAATATTTCCTCTATATCCTCATTCATTCCCTCGAACATAATCGTGAAGTTTTTTTCCTGAGAAAGATAAATTAATTCCACGATGGCTCCAATGCCCGTAGAGTCAATAAATTCAAGATTTGAAAAATCCAGCAGTAAGGAGGAAAAGGTAGCAGGTAATTGTTCCATTTGAACATGAAAAGCATCCATTGTCGCAATATCCATAACCCCATTAATTCGAATGACAACCTGTTTTTGGTTCGACTGAATGTCTAAAAGTAACTCCAATTTAATCCCCCCTGACCTAAAATCCCACAAGATGAAAGCCCTTTTAAAATTACCTTCATTTTTTAAAAATTGTCTTGTACTATCCTCTTGCTGCCATTAAAATAAGAGTATTCCATGGGGCTTTACTACCAGATTATCGTTTCACTACATCTTTTGAGAGGAGTTTGCGTATGAGTATCGAACGTCGTCAATTTGGGAGAGTAGACTTCGAAAATTCCATCCAATTGATGATTTTAGAGCCCGTTCCCCAAAAAGCAGAATTAGAAGACGCCAGTTTCAACGGATTAAAAATTGTAACAGAATTAGATGTGGATCTCGAAACTATCCTAACCTGCCAAAACATTGAATTAGATAATAGTATTCCATTTAAAGCAAGAATCATCTGGAAAAAAACTTTAGAAAACGGATATTTTCAATATGGTTTGCAAATACAAGAATAAAATTCTGTTAAGAGGGGAATAACCGGAAGCTATTGGAGCCCTACGGTATAGATTCCCCTCTTTTTTGAAAACATTTCATCTGCATTATTTTCCCAATAATCTGAATTCAATTAATATAGAAGTGCCCTCTGGCGATGTAAAGATTTGTACGCCATCGGAAAAGCTGGCAATCATTTTAAAACCTTTCCCCAACGAACGCTTACTGGAATAACCGGAAATTAAGATTGTTTTTGGAATTTCATGAAGCGGGATACCCGATCCTTTATCCGAAATTAGAAATTGCAGCTTTTGATCACGTTGATAAACGGAGAATTTCCCCTTTGTTGCATGTTTGAGAACATTTGTCACGGCTTCTGACACTGCAACTTGAACTTTCATCGACTGTAATTCAGTTGGATATTGCTCGAGTGCTTTTGTGGTCAATTCCCTGCACTTCGAGACATCCGATGTATTATGAATAGGAATATCCGCAATCCAATTCCCGAATTGTTCTTCCAGCTTTGCTTGGGAAGATAGCAATTTAATTTTCCCTTCAGATAGCGTTTCAATGACGTCTACATAGGACTCCAAAATGTTGCGCTCCAAATTCTTTCTAAATGCAAGATATGGAGACAGATCATGCACAAATATCGTAACCTCTCCGTTTTTCAAAGATTGGGCGTGAACATCCAGTGTGAGGTTATCACGACGGATGGTTTCATGAACTGGTTTGTTCTGCTCTAAAGCGGCCTCCGCTAGTTTGCGCAGTACATGTTCTGAAATTTCATCCTTCGGCGATCGAATCTGGCCATTCTGGACTTGAACAAAGTAAGATTCCCCAATACTTGAGTAAGAATCATCGGAAAATTGATTTTCTGTGTAATCATTTAGCGGTAATTCTTCTCGGCGGAAGAGGTCCCGAAGCTCCTCAACCAGCATTTCAATATGACTGAATTCTACTTTTTCCACTAATTTAGGGTCCAGCACCGTCCCTGATTTTTCTTGAAGTAATTTAAAAATCGTTTCCGCATCATCATGACGCATTAGAATGAAATCTAGTTCATTGGCTATAGCAATAATGCGGGCCCCTAATGGAATTTGTTCTCCTGATAACCCTTTTGGGAAACCCTTTCCATCCCAACGCTCGTGGTGATATAGAATCCAATCGGAAAATTCACTTTTCGAAAACATCGTTTTGACGATTTCAACAGCCTTTTCAGGATGTCTTTGGTACTCTCGTTCTTCGGATAAAGTCAAATCCCCGCGTTTTCGAAAAATATAGGTGGGAAGTAATGCTTTTCCAATATCATGTATAATCGCAGCTTGAATTAAATCTTTTCGGTTGCTTTTTGGAAAATCCAGATCTTCCAAAAGAATCTCGCAAATGGCCCCTACCCGATTACCATGCCCGGCCAAACTGGGGGTAATACGGCCTTCAAGAACTTGAATAAAAGCTTTGGAAGATGAATTCCTCAATGAAAGCTGTTTTGTGTATTCTTTGGAAAAAAAGATGACAATAAGCAAGAAAAATAGGGTGTATAACACGGTAATGATGATCTCTTTGTTCGTTTTCTGGATCAGCAAGGTCGGAATAACAATAGAATACACACCGATGGGAATCAACAGCTCTCTTAATTGCTGTTTAAAGGAGGCAAATAATTTTCGATTGGCTGTCAATTTTTGTATGACTTCCAACAGGGCTATATTCACCACTTCATAGAGGAAAGCCAAAATAGCAACCGCTATAATCATCTTCATCCCTTGGGTCATTCTCCAAACAGACAATGCAGCCAGCATCGAAATCGTGTACATTCCGACATTTACAATCAGACGAAACAGAGGAATCTTTACTTTTTTCAAAATTTTTATAAAAAGAGCGGCCAAACCGATGGTTATGGCCAATACTGCATATGGTATACCAAAGTGCAATAGCACAAACAAAACGCCAATACTTCCAGCTTCAAATTGGTCACCGCTAGGTAATTGGATCGGGAAAATCTCGAGAATAACCGTGATCGCAACAACGAAAAGATAGATGGATAGTTGATGGATCGATATGGCTGTCACTGAATACAATAATGCTCCGATCCCTATGGAAAACAGAATAATGGTAAACCAGTTAACTAATCTCATTTGCCCTCATCCTGATCGCTTCGTTTTTCAGAGTGTTTGATAATAAGTATAGCAATCCCTATTCCCGCCAAAATATCCCCAGGACTTAGTGCATACCTGATCACCGGAATCCAATCTCCAAGAATCCAATACACGGAGTCACCCATTAGGTGATGACGGGCATCGGTGGCAAACGAAACACCTGCCTGTCCTGTCAGCTGGAGAGCTTTTTTAGAAACCGGCATTGTTCCTCCATTTAAAAGCAGCGCAATTAAATTCAAGGCTGCTCCTATACAAATCCACTTCACACCGGGAATCCTTCTATTGATATACAGCCCGAAAATAACGCCGATAAACGTTAAAACGAAAACCCATACTATTTTTTCCCTTGTTTCCAACGTAACAAACGATAAAACAATCTGTGCCCCAAAACTTAACAGAATAATAAGAGGCCATTTAAATGAAATATTTCGAACAAATTGAAACGGATTTCGTTTTAGGAAAAACGCGATGAGAAAAGCAATAATAACGAAAAATACCATTTGAATGGCCCCTTTCTTTGATAAAAATAAAGAAAACCAGGTGATCTCTCACCCAGTTTTCTTGTAATGACGACTAAATCCATGGGCGACCGATAATTGGAGCTAAAGCAGCAGCAACTACAGCGCTGATAGCTAAAATATTTTTTAAGCGAGCTTTCATCTGTTTCACCCCCTTTCAGTTTGCTTTTTATAGGTCTAAATACCTATTTCATAGAGCGGAAAATCCACCCCTGAAAAAGAGGTGGATTTTTGAATTAGCTCCCTCTTTTTCGGCAACCGGCTGCCTTGACTGATGCGTTTTAGGCCCCTGGCTTTGCGTCCCTATCTTTCAATAGGTTTGCCTTTATCGTAAAGATTTGTGATCTGTTATTACTATAATAATATAATACTATAGGCACGTTGGCAACGCTTTCTTTCGGAATTTTCGTAAGTTTTTATTGCTATTTTTGTGAATATTTACCTATGTCCTAATTCTTGATAAAAGATAGAGCTATGATCTTTCTTCCGTTAAAAACAGTTGGATGTTACTAACAAAACATCCATGTTGGATCAAAACATGAGAACATCTGAATTTAAGGAATTTGAAAGGCAACATATGAAAAAAGTAAGAAGACATCCATCTGTAGGGCGAGAAATAATAGATAAGTCTTTTTTTAAACTTGTGTGAATCTGAAAATAATAGTACTTCCAACCAAATTAATACCTATTTCTATAAGGAAAATACTTCTTCTAAAATTACAACACTTGACCGGTTTGCAATCCAATCGTAGAAACACTTATAATAAACGAATAAATAAACCAGCATTTTCCAATAATATGACTCTGCATACTATATAGTTGATAACAGAATGGTTGTATATTTGAATTATCTTAGGTGACAAAACACTATGTATAAAATTTCATCCTATCAATTGTTCGTCATTACATTTATCTTCCAATTAGGAACTACTGTTATATTTGGCTTTGGAGCTGCTGCCGATCGGGATGCGTGGCTAGCCCAACTTTTATCCATGTGCCTAGGTCTTCTCGTCATCCTGTTATACACCACCTTAATGCGGATGAACCCAGGGTTAACGCTGGTTCAGTGGTTTCCCGCCCAGTTTGGACGATGGATCGGGGTGCCAATTGCTTTTTTATACCCTCTATTGTTTTTATATCATGTAGGCAGGATTCTCGGGGATGTTAGGGATATGGTTTCAACAACCATTTTATTCAATACCCCCTATCTAGTTATTGAAGGTGTCTTTATCATCATTATTGCCTATTGCGCATTTGGAGGAATTGAGATCATTGGTCGACTGGGTGAAATCATCTTCCCCTTGGTTTTATTAATGTTTTGTATTCAGGTGATCCTTCTTTTTAGTTCTGGTGTTATGCATATCAATAATTTACGTCCTGTTTTAAAAGACGGATGGGCTCCTATTTGGAAGGTTGCATTTCCCGGAGGCATGACTCAGCCATTTGCAGAATCAATCGTACTTTCCATGTTCTGGACAGATACAAAGCACCCTGAAAAAGTCATGAAGGTTACAGTTCTAGCCACTATATTTTCCGGATTAATGATAGCATTTTGGGATATACAGTGCATTTCCGTTTTTGGCGGTCTGTTTTCACATTTTCTATATCCTTTATATACATTATTAGGAATGATCAGCATTGGGAATTTCATCGAAAACTTGCAAATCTTTGGTGTTTTATACTTTTTTTCGACCGCATTCTTAAAAAGTACACTTACTATTCTTTCTGCTTCAAAAGGATTCCAACAGTTGACAGGTATGAAAAATTATCGTGTACTCACCATTCCAGCATCCGTTATAGCATTGATTCTGGGCATGACCATGTCAAAAAATATATCTGAGCACATTTATTTACATTTTTTAAAAATCGTTCTCCCGTATGTGTGGATTCCATTGCTTTTAGTAGTACCAGCCATTTTACTTATTGTTACATGGTTTCGGCAAAAGGTGTTCAAAAAATAAAAAGTGATAAAAAAACATACAAGTAAAACCACCGGTTTGACCGGTGGTCTACTTGTATGTTTTTTTGCTCATATTCTTAAATAATCGTATTGTTCCCTCAGCAACCTGCTTCGTTTAACCTCATTTAATTAACGATTGACCTGTTACGCCAATCTTCCGAACTAACAAGTTTGCTTTTACAGAAATCTCAGCTTCTGAAAACTCTTGATCCCAATTTTTCTTTAAGGACTTCCATTGCCGAAGATCTTTTTGTTGAATGGCATCACTAAAACCAAAGATATCTGTACCATACTCTTTTTGCACTTTTCTAATAGTCCTGAGAACCATCTTTTCAGCTTGTGTATCCAATGCTTGTTGAACAATCGCTATATTTTTAACATCCGTAAGGTCTAAACTTGTGTTGTTTTCACGTATTGATCCTTGCCCCGTTAGTTTAACTAGAAATTTTACCTTGTTCCCTTGAACGAGGGGCTGAATCTTACTATCTACTTTGTTTACATCCAAACTGATGTACCCTTTTTCTCTTGGTACACGTGAAGTGATCGTTAGAAAATCCAGGTTCCCTGTCACCCAGCGAAGGACTTTACCTTCTTCCAAATTTAAGAATCCAATTAATTTCAATTCTTTGTTAAATATTCCGGACCCCGCAATTCGAAACCCTTTCTCTTCCTGTTTCTGTCCTTCTGCTGAAGAAGCGGAGGGGCTAAATAAAAGGGTGGGGATCGTTGGACAGCTCCCTTCACTGGATGCAGAAAGTAAAAATTGTAAAAATCCTACTTGTTTTAGTGCCCCAATCTGGTTATATTCTTTTAAAGCTCCTACGGCTGGTATACTCTCTAGAGGATAAGATGTCTCAAGGAAGTTCCTGGCGGTACCTCCCTTAATAACAAAAATATCAGTTAGTAAATTGATGCTGGGATCTCGTGTGTAGGTATCTAATATATTTTTGATTCCTTTTCTAGCCAGTTTCTCCCCAACTACAATGACACGCCGCTGCCCGCGAAATATTTTACGAGAAAGCTTTGTTTGCATTTTCTCAACAGCTTCAAGCGTATCATTGCCAATACCTGTTTCGACAAAATAGTTTTTCCCTTGCCCACCACCGCCGCTATTTCCTTGTCCCCATCCGATCTTGGATGGGATAATAACCTGTGTACTGATCTGAATCTTCTTGCCCTTTGCGGCGTCAATTCCCCATGCAAGTTCAATCGCACGGTCGTTTAACTCCATACTATCCCAACATCCAGAAAGGAAGAATGGTAATAAAATAAGCATGAAATAGACGGTTAATTTCTGATTCATTTGTCTCGTCCCTCATGCTTTGGGCTTGGTTGCTGACCTTCCAAAGCACGTTTTTTATTCGCTCCGGAGATTAATTCCGGCCGGTAAGTCATATTCCATCTTGGTGCGCGAACGAATACATCTTTCAAGTTTTTTAAAATAAGCGGTGCTACCGGACTTAAATAGGGAATTCCAAACGAACGAAGTTTTAGGAGGTGTATTAATATAGAGAAAACTCCGACTATTATTCCATATAATCCGAGCGTTCCTGCTAGAATTAACATGGGAAAGCGCAGAAATCGGTAAGCAGTCCCGAGATTGTACCGCGGTATGGCAAATGACGCAATACCCGTCGTTGATACAACAATGACTACAGTGGCCGATACAATACCATCCTGCACCGCTGCCTGTCCTATGACAAGCGCCCCAACAATACTAACAGCTGAGCCAATAGTTTTTGGCAACCGAATTCCCGCTTCGCGAAGACCCTCAAACATAAATTCCATCAATATGGTCTCAATGACAGTTGGGAATGGAACTCCTTCCCTGGCTGCAGCAATACTCATTAACAAAGCAGTAGGAATCAGCTGCGGATGAAATGTTACGATGGCTACATACAATGACGGGAAAAGCAAAGCAATATTAAATAAGGCGTAGCGAATGATTCGAATGAAAGTTGAATAAATAGACCTTTCGTAATAATCATCCGCTGCTTGTAAGCCGCTCCAAAATGTCATAGGAGCAATTAATACAAATGGAGTATTATCGACGAGAATGGCGACCTTTCCTTCTAACAAACTGGAACAAACCACATCGGGGCGTTCGGTATTTTGAATTTGCGGGAATGGCGACCAGGTAACATCCTCTATAAACTCTTCGATGTAACTTGATTCCATCACCCCGTCAATTTGGATTCTTTGGATTCTTTTCCGGACCTCCTCTATGACTGAATTCGGAACAATTCCCTCAACATAAGCAATGACAATATCCGTTAGAGTCACTCGACCAACCGTCATAGGCTCCATTTTGAGTTTTACACTTCGGATACGTCTTCGAATTAGGCTGGTATTGACTCGTAAAGTTTCCGTAAATCCATCTCTTGGTCCACGAACAGACGCCTCAGCAGAGGGTTCTTCCACACTTCGTTTTTCGTATCCTTTCAATTCCGCAACTAACGCCTTATTTACGCCATCAACTAAAATGATTACATATCCTTTTAAGATCCCATTTACCACATCTACGATTTTGGAATCTTTCTGAACCTGCGCCATCGC
Above is a genomic segment from Neobacillus endophyticus containing:
- a CDS encoding PP2C family protein-serine/threonine phosphatase, with translation MLKREINLARNIQTKLLNAEIPKLVESELTGTSIPARLIGGDYFDFYPLTDGRIRMVIGDVMGKGIPAAMLMILTRGAFRSAAQSTGGPGDTLTAMNNALYKDFRALRSFVTVLCADWDPKQGTLTFANAGHPLPLLLGGNQVSELPKVSGVMLGGLPNQIYEEKQVRLAPNQYVLFYTDGIIEAQNQAGEQFTRERLKKILLENEGKSVQQLEQAVVQSVYQFSNGMNQKDDITMVLLRI
- a CDS encoding HD domain-containing phosphohydrolase, whose protein sequence is MRLVNWFTIILFSIGIGALLYSVTAISIHQLSIYLFVVAITVILEIFPIQLPSGDQFEAGSIGVLFVLLHFGIPYAVLAITIGLAALFIKILKKVKIPLFRLIVNVGMYTISMLAALSVWRMTQGMKMIIAVAILAFLYEVVNIALLEVIQKLTANRKLFASFKQQLRELLIPIGVYSIVIPTLLIQKTNKEIIITVLYTLFFLLIVIFFSKEYTKQLSLRNSSSKAFIQVLEGRITPSLAGHGNRVGAICEILLEDLDFPKSNRKDLIQAAIIHDIGKALLPTYIFRKRGDLTLSEEREYQRHPEKAVEIVKTMFSKSEFSDWILYHHERWDGKGFPKGLSGEQIPLGARIIAIANELDFILMRHDDAETIFKLLQEKSGTVLDPKLVEKVEFSHIEMLVEELRDLFRREELPLNDYTENQFSDDSYSSIGESYFVQVQNGQIRSPKDEISEHVLRKLAEAALEQNKPVHETIRRDNLTLDVHAQSLKNGEVTIFVHDLSPYLAFRKNLERNILESYVDVIETLSEGKIKLLSSQAKLEEQFGNWIADIPIHNTSDVSKCRELTTKALEQYPTELQSMKVQVAVSEAVTNVLKHATKGKFSVYQRDQKLQFLISDKGSGIPLHEIPKTILISGYSSKRSLGKGFKMIASFSDGVQIFTSPEGTSILIEFRLLGK
- a CDS encoding STAS domain-containing protein, whose protein sequence is MFEYQMVNEGVKTTVQLKGDMDIEITEVMEEEIIPALQTAQEVELNFAAVSFVDSTGIGLLMNLVQHLKEREILVKITHLKEDIYEVFDLLQIPDIIGRDVFS
- a CDS encoding STAS domain-containing protein, which codes for MELLLDIQSNQKQVVIRINGVMDIATMDAFHVQMEQLPATFSSLLLDFSNLEFIDSTGIGAIVELIYLSQEKNFTIMFEGMNEDIEEIFEMLGVFRILEALKKEGA
- a CDS encoding flagellar assembly protein A; protein product: MSAVITAEGKNIEEAIAKGLAEMGLTESQVEIEVIQNPKKGIFGFGAKPVVVRLTEKIDEQGRSIEELPLPEESLNLTFEEPLQRGAQDLNDQNLEVGKIWVKDGQIYIKDTPAHYPTITPAKEVSLYKNGELVTKTTALMEKDLIEVKLPNELKEPVWSIEMDPLKVTAMLHLEPGFRRSYSLVDQEPSSHLQLEIQVEEEIINPLQLDQIQQKMKDLGIKKGVRILEIQRAMRATEPGTFTIAEGTSPKKGEDGWIEWLVEEELDYTTKLMEDEDLNNRKHIKIPSVYKGQLLGVIHPSKPGTDGVSITGEVIEQEEAETLKIYAGKGVDLIDEGTKVVAIEYGRPSLMSKDGITRVSVIPRSIHSGNILPGLGKMSFHGDMIIQGNIKEGIAVEARADLLVYGTVEQSILKAGGRLIACQNVVNSQLSAGERNQKIIEIINHLRKLSTELKAFIAAVEQIYQSPVFKTSDINKMGLSSMIRILLEKKFKHLPPLIKKITGLVFVADQMQILDPELKEINASLVNGFIQLAPMQFQTPDDISKLVVRIDAASDPAAEMHETNGQIMLPYALNSKIQCNGDVIVAGTGCIHSQIHARGKVVVKGLLRGGEVHADKGAEIHEAGTRGGEITFIRVPQDQSIKINKVIEGTRIQIGNVLYQFEQSEQNVFARVSKEGKLLLS
- a CDS encoding GerAB/ArcD/ProY family transporter, yielding MYKISSYQLFVITFIFQLGTTVIFGFGAAADRDAWLAQLLSMCLGLLVILLYTTLMRMNPGLTLVQWFPAQFGRWIGVPIAFLYPLLFLYHVGRILGDVRDMVSTTILFNTPYLVIEGVFIIIIAYCAFGGIEIIGRLGEIIFPLVLLMFCIQVILLFSSGVMHINNLRPVLKDGWAPIWKVAFPGGMTQPFAESIVLSMFWTDTKHPEKVMKVTVLATIFSGLMIAFWDIQCISVFGGLFSHFLYPLYTLLGMISIGNFIENLQIFGVLYFFSTAFLKSTLTILSASKGFQQLTGMKNYRVLTIPASVIALILGMTMSKNISEHIYLHFLKIVLPYVWIPLLLVVPAILLIVTWFRQKVFKK
- a CDS encoding Ger(x)C family spore germination protein, encoding MNQKLTVYFMLILLPFFLSGCWDSMELNDRAIELAWGIDAAKGKKIQISTQVIIPSKIGWGQGNSGGGGQGKNYFVETGIGNDTLEAVEKMQTKLSRKIFRGQRRVIVVGEKLARKGIKNILDTYTRDPSINLLTDIFVIKGGTARNFLETSYPLESIPAVGALKEYNQIGALKQVGFLQFLLSASSEGSCPTIPTLLFSPSASSAEGQKQEEKGFRIAGSGIFNKELKLIGFLNLEEGKVLRWVTGNLDFLTITSRVPREKGYISLDVNKVDSKIQPLVQGNKVKFLVKLTGQGSIRENNTSLDLTDVKNIAIVQQALDTQAEKMVLRTIRKVQKEYGTDIFGFSDAIQQKDLRQWKSLKKNWDQEFSEAEISVKANLLVRKIGVTGQSLIK
- a CDS encoding PilZ domain-containing protein; this translates as MSIERRQFGRVDFENSIQLMILEPVPQKAELEDASFNGLKIVTELDVDLETILTCQNIELDNSIPFKARIIWKKTLENGYFQYGLQIQE
- a CDS encoding DUF5317 family protein; translated protein: MVFFVIIAFLIAFFLKRNPFQFVRNISFKWPLIILLSFGAQIVLSFVTLETREKIVWVFVLTFIGVIFGLYINRRIPGVKWICIGAALNLIALLLNGGTMPVSKKALQLTGQAGVSFATDARHHLMGDSVYWILGDWIPVIRYALSPGDILAGIGIAILIIKHSEKRSDQDEGK